In Streptomyces pluripotens, the genomic window ACGTTCTTGCCGAGCCGGAGCTCGCCGCCGCCCGCCGCCCGCATGTTGCGGGTCCACTGGACGTGGCCGCGCGGGGCCACCAGGTACTGCTGACCGTCCACTGTGAGCAGGTTGACCGGGGTGGTGCGCCACTGCCCGCTTGTGCGGCCCCGGACCGCGAGGACGCGGGAACCCCAGATGCTGACCCCGCGCCGGGTCATCCAGGCGACGGTGCGATTGAAGACGTTGACGGTGAACCAGCCGGGCTTCTTGACGTGTGCAGACATGGCGATCCCCACGGTTTGGGAGAGCGGTGCTCTCGCTTGGTTCCAGTGTGGGGCCAGCAGGCACCCCGATGCAAGAGCACTGTTCTCGTATTGGGTTGATGATCTCTTTCAAGTGCACTGAACTCCTTTGTGTGCACCGCTCTCACTCGTGGCACACTGCTGGTATGAGCGCAGTACGGGGCGCCCGGGCACGGGCCAGAATCGAAGTCACCGCCGCCATCAAGGAGGTGGCCCGCAGACAGCTCGCGGCGGAGGGCGCGGCCAAGCTCTCGCTGCGGGCCGTAGCCCGTGAGCTGGGTATGGTCTCGTCGGCGCTGTACCGCTACTTCCCCAGCCGCGATGAACTGCTGACCGCACTGATCATCGACGCCTACGACTCCCTCGGCGAGGCGGCCGAGAGAGCGGGCGGCGCGGTTGTCGGTGCCGGCCCCGTGGCCCGTTGGATAGCGGTGTGCGAGGCGGCGCGCGGCTGGGCGCTCACCCATACGCACGAGTACGCGCTGATCTATGGCTCGCCCGTACCTGGCTACACCGCCCCCCAGGCCACGGTCCGGGCCGCGTCCCGCGTGGGACTGGTCCTCATCGGCGTCGTCCGGGACGCCCGTGAAACGTCCGGCCTGGCCGAGCTCCCGCTGCCCGCAGGCCTGCGTCCCGAAGCCGAGCGTATGGCCGCCGATCTTGCCCCGGACCTGCCGCCCGAGGCAGCCTTGGCGCTGGTGGCGGCCTGGGCGCAGTTGTTCGGGCTGATCGGCTTCGAACTGTTCGGGCAGTTCAAGGGGGTGGTGGAGGACCGTGATGCCTTCTTCCGGCACGCGGCCACCCAGTTGGCGCACGGCGTGGGCCTGGTGGGGTCGCACCGGTGATGCGTGCGCACTTCGTGCCCGCGCATCACCGGTGCGCTCACTGCGCGGACGTGCGAAACCGTCAACGTCCGGCGGACACGGGTCGGTTAAGGCTTGCTCACAAGCTGGTTGCCGACGGGTGAGCGCGCCATGATGGGTCCATGACGTTGGCCTCGCGCGCGCTAGCGCAATTGGCGACCTGGCCGGACCTGCGACAGACCGCACCGAGCTGCGGTCTGGGGCAGGGAGTGAGTTCGGCCCAAGGCGAGATCGTCCACTTCCACTCGGACCGGGATGTCGACCTGCGGCTCACCGACCGCGCCATTCGGCGGTTCGCCAAGGACCTCAGGGACTCGGGGGTGATAAGGATAGTGCCCGGCTCGCAGTGGGTGACCCTGCGCCTGGACGCAGCGAGCGACGTGGACCTGCTGTTGACCCTGGTGAGCGTAGCGCTCCAGGCCCAACAGAGGTGGCCCGACCTGGCCGGCCGTCACGCGGTCGGCTGCAACGACCAGCGTGGCGCAGGTTTCGTGAAGGCCGATTTCGGCGGCGTCTGAGGCCGCCGGGCGTCACACCGCCATGACCTGGACGCCCGCCTCCTCGAACCGCCGCACGGTCTCCTGGTCCACTGCGGTGTCCGTCACGAGGGTGTTCACCAGCTCGGCTCCGCAGATCCAGGCGAACGCGCGTTGACCCAGCTTGCTGGAGTCGGCCGCAACCACCACCCGTACGGCGCGCTCGCACAACATCCGGTTGATCGCTGCCTCCGCCTCGTCGTGCGCCGCCGCGCCGTGGACGACGTCGAAGGCGACGACACCCAGCACGGCCACATCGAGCGTGACCTGCCCGAGGACGCCGTCCGCGAGCGGGCCGATGAGTTCGTACGACTGCGGGCGTGCCACCCCGCCCGTCACCACGATCTTGAACTGGGGTCGTACGGCGAGCTCGTTGGCGATGTTGAGCGCGTTGGTGACGACGGTGAGCGCCGGTGAGCCCGCGGACAGGTCGCTGCGGACGGCCAGGGATCGGGCAACCTCCGTGGTGGTCGTACCGCCGGTCAGCCCCACTGCCTCTCCGGGGGCGACCAGGC contains:
- a CDS encoding TetR/AcrR family transcriptional regulator, coding for MSAVRGARARARIEVTAAIKEVARRQLAAEGAAKLSLRAVARELGMVSSALYRYFPSRDELLTALIIDAYDSLGEAAERAGGAVVGAGPVARWIAVCEAARGWALTHTHEYALIYGSPVPGYTAPQATVRAASRVGLVLIGVVRDARETSGLAELPLPAGLRPEAERMAADLAPDLPPEAALALVAAWAQLFGLIGFELFGQFKGVVEDRDAFFRHAATQLAHGVGLVGSHR
- a CDS encoding nitroreductase family deazaflavin-dependent oxidoreductase; translation: MSAHVKKPGWFTVNVFNRTVAWMTRRGVSIWGSRVLAVRGRTSGQWRTTPVNLLTVDGQQYLVAPRGHVQWTRNMRAAGGGELRLGKNVDVFTATEVPDDDKVPLLRAYLKRWKAEVGVFFNGVGPDSPDEDLRRIAPDHPVFHLTVTS
- a CDS encoding DeoR/GlpR family DNA-binding transcription regulator, giving the protein MSRDARWKALLELLVERGRLEVEEAATELEVSAATIRRDFDQLAEQQMLVRTRGGAVVHGVSYELPLRYKTARRASEKHRIAKAVAGLVAPGEAVGLTGGTTTTEVARSLAVRSDLSAGSPALTVVTNALNIANELAVRPQFKIVVTGGVARPQSYELIGPLADGVLGQVTLDVAVLGVVAFDVVHGAAAHDEAEAAINRMLCERAVRVVVAADSSKLGQRAFAWICGAELVNTLVTDTAVDQETVRRFEEAGVQVMAV
- a CDS encoding luciferase family protein, with the translated sequence MTLASRALAQLATWPDLRQTAPSCGLGQGVSSAQGEIVHFHSDRDVDLRLTDRAIRRFAKDLRDSGVIRIVPGSQWVTLRLDAASDVDLLLTLVSVALQAQQRWPDLAGRHAVGCNDQRGAGFVKADFGGV